A window of the Streptomyces sp. JB150 genome harbors these coding sequences:
- a CDS encoding CBS domain-containing protein: MTTRPDERDIASLKGRTVSVQEILDLFQVRVRDHRSVHRISQALADAGLTTLPDFAVCGLRSTVEVVPLASVPAQRAPVDADDEADATDEALPSHALPQRLLLGDIPSARRGVVSVGPGTPLSQTTFLMRTKGLSQVPVTTGMAQVHGVVTWGSVAKMYEAGKPATLDNAMEKDSLPVADARQEFFTALPVIREHGYLLVRGDDGCLSGIVTAADVTERFEGAARPFFLVGEIESLLRRCLGAALDAEAIKAVQTNRKPERRTGQVSDLMFGDYLKLLDGDQTKQSLAERADRNWEALKWPNMPREQFVGLLKRVKDIRNRIAHFDEKPLPQEMLDELTTFAKVLRAFAP, translated from the coding sequence ATGACGACCAGGCCGGACGAGCGCGACATCGCCTCACTCAAGGGCAGGACCGTGTCCGTGCAGGAGATCCTCGACCTGTTCCAGGTCAGGGTTCGCGACCACCGCTCGGTGCACCGGATCTCGCAGGCGCTGGCGGACGCCGGGCTGACCACGCTGCCGGACTTCGCCGTGTGCGGCCTGCGCAGCACCGTCGAGGTCGTGCCGCTGGCGTCCGTCCCCGCGCAGCGCGCGCCCGTCGACGCGGACGACGAGGCCGACGCGACGGACGAGGCCCTTCCCTCGCACGCCCTGCCGCAGCGGCTGCTCCTCGGCGACATCCCGTCGGCGCGGCGCGGCGTGGTGTCCGTGGGTCCCGGGACGCCCCTGTCCCAGACGACCTTCCTCATGCGTACGAAGGGCCTCTCCCAGGTGCCGGTGACCACCGGCATGGCGCAGGTCCACGGGGTCGTGACCTGGGGGTCCGTGGCCAAGATGTACGAGGCGGGGAAGCCGGCCACGCTGGACAACGCGATGGAGAAGGACTCGCTGCCCGTCGCCGACGCCCGCCAGGAGTTCTTCACCGCCCTCCCCGTCATCCGCGAGCACGGCTACCTGCTCGTCCGCGGCGACGACGGCTGCCTGTCGGGCATCGTCACCGCCGCGGACGTCACGGAGCGCTTCGAGGGGGCGGCGCGTCCCTTCTTCCTCGTGGGCGAGATCGAGTCGCTGCTGCGCCGCTGCCTGGGCGCGGCCCTGGACGCGGAGGCCATCAAGGCGGTCCAGACGAACAGGAAGCCGGAGCGCCGCACCGGCCAGGTGTCGGATCTGATGTTCGGCGACTACCTGAAACTCCTGGACGGCGACCAGACGAAGCAGTCCCTCGCCGAGCGGGCCGACCGCAACTGGGAGGCGCTGAAGTGGCCCAACATGCCCCGGGAGCAGTTCGTCGGCCTGCTGAAGCGGGTGAAGGACATTCGCAACCGGATCGCCCACTTCGACGAGAAGCCGCTGCCGCAGGAGATGCTCGACGAGCTGACGACGTTCGCGAAGGTGCTGCGGGCATTCGCGCCGTGA
- the pglZ gene encoding BREX-2 system phosphatase PglZ codes for MTDTATAVPGAVRLNTATVTQYLSSQTSLEDSLTRADGGRRRVVLLRSTPQWDGPAEPVWGEGRTAGVAVAPSPLAVHELVLEHLSGRRPGPAVLVVLTDREQHELDPAILARVHKLRIDTVDSWEVVGDAFGARQIDPRLKDINWAAEALLDATPPTSGGWPPVPGGWLSRQYALTALAQRRLRLGRYDTEGGQRRPGDDRLDAQALLHWSTRPGAPERFLALRGAERAGLAAFLGEEDQAGLAGRALFALVEAERGADAAAFGLVCAALWQHAEPAPETYRARGRAERYFGDRPPADGDQLDALVTVFGRAAEEYITTLLAAGHRTTGTDADQAREARRTTGTVLDRAAALARQFGAEQAVGASPVLRGGLEARFTAVGHALTAGDPGAVAQAVRHLEDHRLAAEPEESARIERARMGQRLARWLATDPPADAPTVADAIQRHITETGWADLALEHIEAGGDPDPVLKTAYDALGTRVRDRRRQIDASFARSLAAWTEAGTQPGRMLTVETFLDRVVGPVVRRTGTRRVLLLVLDGMSAAIASELGEELRRSWAEFDPLPEGGTPRRRAMAAALPTVTAVSRTSLLTGTLRKGTQADEKRLFPTLKLWGGAPAAVFHKDDLRTDTAGDTFGPALTQALDDGRTHVAVVLNAIDDRLAKEQKLGDGAWRVDDVPGLRDLLRVAAAQGMAVLLTSDHGHVVDRHGTKVDPASDPDSARHRPPGGPLAEREIALTGPRVVWPEPGASIVALWDADSRYTALKAGYHGGASLAEFTVPVLAFLPFGAEPPKGWRELGDQRPAWWAPEEAGRTPLASGQDAPSVPGAMPTAPKKPTGKSQKKQAELARTHEALFEVELTSGGDDALLTPVVVSRTEVLVKALLDSETYQAQLGGLARKPQQEQVHKALAALLDAGGTLPVTALAQRAGMPTSRGDGFAAVLRQLLNYDGVQVLETLPDGRTLRLHEALLREQFALGAR; via the coding sequence ATGACGGACACCGCCACCGCCGTCCCGGGCGCGGTCCGGCTGAACACCGCGACCGTCACCCAGTACCTGTCCTCGCAGACTTCCCTCGAAGACTCCCTCACCAGGGCCGACGGGGGCCGGCGCCGGGTCGTGCTACTGCGGTCCACACCCCAGTGGGACGGCCCCGCCGAACCCGTCTGGGGCGAGGGCCGTACTGCCGGCGTCGCGGTGGCACCGTCCCCGCTCGCCGTCCACGAACTCGTCCTCGAGCACCTGTCGGGCCGCCGCCCCGGGCCCGCCGTGCTGGTCGTCCTCACCGACCGCGAGCAGCACGAACTCGACCCGGCGATCCTCGCCCGCGTCCACAAGCTGCGCATCGACACGGTCGACAGCTGGGAGGTGGTCGGCGACGCGTTCGGCGCCCGGCAGATAGACCCGCGCCTGAAGGACATCAACTGGGCCGCCGAGGCATTGCTCGACGCGACCCCGCCCACCAGTGGCGGCTGGCCGCCCGTGCCCGGCGGCTGGCTGTCCCGCCAGTACGCCCTCACTGCGCTCGCCCAGCGCCGCCTGCGCCTGGGCCGCTACGACACCGAGGGCGGCCAACGACGCCCCGGCGACGACCGGCTCGACGCCCAGGCGTTGCTGCACTGGTCCACCCGGCCCGGCGCCCCCGAACGGTTCCTCGCCCTGCGCGGCGCCGAACGCGCCGGACTGGCCGCCTTCCTCGGCGAGGAGGACCAGGCGGGCCTTGCCGGACGCGCCCTGTTCGCCCTCGTGGAGGCCGAGCGCGGCGCGGACGCCGCCGCCTTCGGCCTCGTCTGCGCGGCCCTGTGGCAGCACGCCGAGCCCGCCCCCGAGACGTACCGGGCCCGGGGCCGCGCCGAACGCTACTTCGGCGACCGGCCCCCTGCGGACGGCGACCAGCTCGACGCCCTGGTGACCGTCTTCGGCAGGGCCGCCGAGGAGTACATCACCACCCTGCTGGCGGCCGGACACCGCACCACCGGCACTGACGCCGACCAGGCTCGCGAGGCACGCCGCACCACCGGCACCGTGCTCGACCGGGCCGCCGCGCTCGCCCGCCAGTTCGGCGCGGAGCAGGCCGTGGGGGCGAGCCCTGTCCTGCGTGGCGGACTCGAAGCCCGCTTCACCGCCGTCGGTCACGCCCTCACGGCGGGTGACCCGGGCGCGGTGGCACAGGCCGTACGACACTTGGAGGACCATCGGCTCGCAGCCGAGCCGGAGGAGTCCGCCCGCATCGAACGCGCCCGCATGGGTCAGCGCCTCGCCCGCTGGCTGGCCACCGACCCGCCCGCCGACGCCCCCACCGTCGCCGACGCCATCCAGCGGCACATCACCGAAACCGGCTGGGCCGACCTCGCCCTGGAGCACATCGAAGCCGGCGGCGACCCGGACCCCGTCCTCAAGACCGCCTATGACGCCCTCGGCACCCGCGTCAGGGACCGGCGCCGGCAGATCGATGCCTCCTTCGCCCGTTCCCTGGCCGCCTGGACCGAGGCCGGTACCCAGCCCGGCCGGATGCTCACGGTCGAGACCTTCCTCGATCGCGTGGTCGGCCCGGTCGTGCGACGCACCGGGACACGACGGGTGCTGCTGCTCGTACTCGACGGCATGAGCGCGGCCATCGCGAGCGAACTCGGCGAGGAACTGCGCCGCTCCTGGGCCGAATTCGACCCGCTGCCCGAGGGCGGCACGCCGCGCCGCCGGGCCATGGCCGCCGCCCTGCCCACCGTGACGGCCGTGTCCCGCACCTCGCTCCTGACGGGCACCTTGAGGAAGGGCACCCAGGCCGACGAGAAGCGGCTCTTCCCCACGCTGAAACTGTGGGGCGGGGCCCCGGCGGCCGTGTTCCACAAGGACGACCTGCGCACGGATACCGCGGGCGACACTTTCGGACCGGCGCTCACGCAGGCCCTGGACGACGGCCGGACCCACGTGGCCGTCGTCCTCAACGCCATCGACGACCGGCTCGCCAAGGAGCAGAAACTCGGCGACGGAGCCTGGCGGGTCGACGACGTGCCCGGACTGCGCGATCTGCTGCGGGTGGCGGCGGCCCAGGGCATGGCTGTCCTCCTCACCAGTGACCACGGCCACGTCGTCGACCGGCACGGCACCAAGGTCGATCCGGCCTCCGACCCCGACTCTGCCCGCCACCGCCCGCCCGGCGGCCCGCTCGCCGAACGGGAGATCGCCTTGACCGGGCCGCGCGTGGTGTGGCCTGAGCCCGGCGCGTCCATCGTCGCCCTGTGGGACGCCGACTCGCGCTACACCGCCCTCAAGGCCGGCTATCACGGCGGGGCCTCCCTGGCCGAATTCACCGTCCCGGTCCTCGCCTTCCTGCCGTTCGGGGCGGAACCCCCCAAGGGCTGGCGGGAGCTGGGCGACCAGCGGCCGGCCTGGTGGGCCCCGGAGGAGGCCGGAAGAACACCGCTGGCGAGCGGGCAGGATGCCCCGTCGGTGCCCGGCGCGATGCCCACCGCTCCCAAGAAGCCGACGGGCAAGTCGCAGAAGAAGCAGGCGGAACTCGCGCGGACGCACGAAGCGCTCTTCGAGGTGGAACTGACCTCCGGGGGGGACGACGCCCTGCTCACGCCAGTGGTCGTCTCACGGACCGAGGTGCTCGTAAAGGCATTGCTCGACTCGGAGACGTACCAGGCGCAGCTCGGTGGGCTGGCCCGCAAACCGCAGCAGGAGCAGGTGCACAAGGCGCTCGCCGCGCTGCTCGATGCCGGCGGCACCCTGCCCGTCACCGCCCTCGCCCAGCGCGCGGGCATGCCCACCAGCCGGGGCGACGGCTTCGCCGCCGTCCTGCGGCAACTGCTCAACTACGACGGTGTACAGGTCCTGGAAACCCTGCCGGACGGCCGTACCCTGCGGCTCCACGAGGCGCTGCTGCGTGAGCAGTTCGCTCTCGGAGCGCGCTGA
- a CDS encoding phage resistance protein, whose product MAQPPLLRDVIDIKESISTSDFVLSLAEATTPEGAQHALKDYVVTERLLENFDEALALIKAALDGHRSKAAYLHGSFGSGKSHFMAVLYALLSGNQAARARTEFDPVLTKHEWLQSDGKKFLLVPYHMLGAKALEQRVLGGYVHHVKKLHPEAPTPQVYRTDSLFDDIRAMRANMGDEAVIRGLGGSDADDGEEDEWGEGFAWTPQLLDTALAAEENHEAGVPLNLRNPSTPAELRAKLVNDASTNLLPGFAKNAAEDEHGFISLDAGLSVIAEHAKALGYDGLILFMDELILWLATLIHDQKFVAREASKITNFVEGGDARRAIPVVSFIARQRDLRELVGEEVSGAAESSIQDTLNLASGRFDKITLEDRNLPQIAHARLLKPKDDEAKKLIDAAFEQTKRVGPQVWDTLLGSEKGTTGADAESFRLTYPFSPAFMDTLVHISSALQRSRTGLKLMGQLLADHRNEIRLGQLIPVGDLYPVIAEGGDKPFTDSLKVVFEAADKLYKTKLRPYLLSSYDITEDDVEQYLNRPETITDPQRANRCRMFVGDNRLVCTLLLSALAPSVPSLSELTIRRLGALNHGSVLAPIPGAEVGIIKNKVAEWAARFPEIKETGTDANPGVRLELSGVDVDSVIANAQVNDNPGNRAALARRLLSEELGVEHGQLSDQLHFTWRGTARTAEIVFGNVADEDELPDHDLMPQEEGRWRIAIDLPFDEGEWGPVEDVNRIQRLRERQQGERSRTVAWLPAHLSAQRFADFRRLVVIDKALADEHRFDTQYAGHLNADNRSRAKGLLETQREALLKQVKGAFKQAYGLAQKQAADVVPDFDDHLVALPDVDGLTLSFGQSLHDGIRHIAGRLLAHQYPAHPDLDPDATGTAVRPADAKKVFTHVREAAEARDGRIEVPAADRKLMQRVAGPLRLGQQKEAYFELSRYWADHFRQLASSQGVTGDLSLITLTDWTDKPEPRGLPDFLARLVVASFAEMDDRVWVRGGTVLDPAPELTAIKDHDALRSQPLPAESDWDTARQRFEVIFGAKPPALRRGRMVNQFARQIIDAAHAHRDHAADLVHQLETHASFLGLDQTADTGRLALARRSLQLLDTLKAEAGKGAAGAKKTVEALASFDLGETSADRYGTSIKKARAVAEAVASAPWSTLELAAGLGPEGEALLDSLRNVARDDQRTADLREALARTQREVVALIKRSQAATPRPEPVTPQHRADDLPLDTPSSDPRIPYTQPQETPSPVPASGGTARKSGHRSTTVRRAAADLQAELSELAARHPDATIEISWKVVE is encoded by the coding sequence ATGGCCCAGCCGCCCCTCCTCCGCGATGTCATCGACATCAAGGAGTCCATCTCCACCTCGGACTTCGTGCTGTCCCTCGCCGAGGCGACGACGCCCGAGGGTGCCCAGCACGCGCTGAAGGACTACGTCGTCACCGAGCGGCTGCTGGAGAACTTCGACGAGGCGCTGGCCCTCATCAAGGCGGCACTGGACGGGCACCGCTCCAAGGCGGCGTACCTGCACGGCTCGTTCGGTTCCGGTAAGTCGCACTTCATGGCCGTGCTGTACGCGCTGCTCAGCGGCAACCAGGCCGCCCGCGCCCGCACCGAGTTCGACCCGGTGCTGACCAAGCACGAGTGGCTGCAGTCGGACGGCAAGAAGTTCCTGCTGGTGCCGTACCACATGCTCGGCGCGAAGGCCCTGGAGCAGCGGGTGCTCGGCGGGTACGTGCACCACGTCAAGAAGCTGCACCCGGAGGCGCCCACCCCGCAGGTGTACCGGACGGACTCCCTCTTCGACGACATCCGCGCCATGCGCGCCAACATGGGCGACGAGGCCGTCATCCGCGGCCTGGGCGGCAGCGACGCGGACGACGGCGAGGAGGACGAGTGGGGCGAGGGCTTCGCCTGGACCCCGCAGCTCCTGGACACCGCGCTCGCCGCCGAGGAGAACCACGAGGCGGGCGTCCCGCTCAACCTGCGCAACCCCTCCACCCCGGCCGAGCTGCGCGCCAAGCTGGTCAACGACGCCAGTACGAACCTGCTGCCCGGCTTCGCCAAGAACGCCGCCGAGGACGAGCACGGTTTCATCTCGCTGGACGCCGGTCTGTCCGTCATCGCCGAGCACGCCAAGGCGCTCGGCTACGACGGGCTGATCCTGTTCATGGACGAGCTGATCCTGTGGCTGGCCACCCTCATTCACGACCAGAAGTTCGTGGCACGCGAAGCCAGCAAGATCACGAACTTCGTGGAGGGCGGCGACGCCCGCCGCGCCATCCCCGTCGTGTCGTTCATCGCCCGCCAGCGCGACCTGCGCGAACTGGTCGGCGAGGAGGTGTCCGGCGCGGCCGAGTCGTCCATCCAGGACACCCTGAACCTGGCCTCCGGCCGGTTCGACAAGATCACGCTGGAGGACCGCAACCTCCCGCAGATCGCCCACGCCCGCCTCCTCAAGCCCAAGGACGACGAGGCGAAAAAGCTCATCGACGCGGCCTTCGAGCAGACCAAGCGGGTCGGCCCGCAGGTGTGGGACACCCTGCTCGGCTCGGAGAAGGGCACCACCGGCGCGGACGCCGAGTCGTTCCGGCTGACGTATCCGTTCTCGCCGGCGTTCATGGACACCCTCGTCCACATCTCGTCCGCGCTGCAGCGCTCCCGCACGGGTCTGAAGCTGATGGGCCAGCTCCTCGCCGACCACCGCAACGAGATCCGCCTCGGCCAGCTCATTCCCGTCGGCGACCTCTACCCGGTGATCGCGGAGGGCGGTGACAAGCCGTTCACCGACAGCCTGAAGGTCGTCTTCGAGGCCGCTGACAAGCTGTACAAGACCAAGCTGCGGCCCTACCTGCTCAGCTCGTACGACATCACCGAGGACGACGTCGAGCAGTACCTCAACCGGCCCGAGACGATCACCGACCCGCAGCGCGCCAACCGCTGCCGGATGTTCGTCGGCGACAACCGGCTGGTGTGCACGCTGCTGCTGTCCGCGCTCGCGCCCAGCGTGCCCTCCCTGTCCGAGCTGACCATCCGGCGGCTCGGCGCGCTCAACCACGGCTCGGTTCTCGCCCCCATCCCGGGCGCCGAGGTCGGCATCATCAAGAACAAGGTCGCCGAGTGGGCCGCCCGGTTCCCCGAGATCAAGGAGACCGGCACCGACGCCAACCCCGGCGTACGGCTGGAGCTGTCCGGCGTCGACGTGGACTCCGTCATCGCCAACGCCCAGGTCAACGACAACCCCGGCAACCGGGCCGCGCTCGCCCGCCGCCTGCTGTCCGAGGAACTGGGCGTCGAACACGGCCAGTTGAGCGACCAGCTCCACTTCACCTGGCGCGGCACCGCCCGCACCGCCGAAATCGTCTTCGGCAACGTCGCCGACGAGGACGAGCTGCCCGACCACGACCTGATGCCGCAGGAGGAGGGCCGCTGGCGCATCGCCATAGACCTCCCCTTCGACGAGGGCGAGTGGGGCCCGGTCGAGGACGTCAACCGCATCCAGCGGCTGCGCGAGCGCCAGCAGGGCGAGCGGTCCCGCACCGTCGCCTGGCTGCCCGCACACCTGTCCGCGCAGCGCTTCGCCGACTTCCGGCGCCTCGTCGTCATCGACAAGGCGCTCGCCGACGAGCACCGCTTCGACACCCAGTACGCCGGCCACCTCAACGCCGACAACCGCAGCCGCGCCAAGGGCTTGCTCGAAACCCAGCGCGAGGCGCTGCTCAAGCAGGTCAAGGGCGCCTTCAAGCAGGCGTACGGTCTCGCCCAGAAGCAGGCCGCCGACGTCGTGCCCGACTTCGACGACCACCTCGTCGCGCTGCCCGACGTCGACGGCCTCACCCTGTCCTTCGGGCAGAGCCTGCACGACGGCATCCGGCACATCGCAGGCAGGCTGCTCGCCCACCAGTACCCGGCCCACCCCGACCTCGACCCCGACGCCACCGGCACCGCCGTCAGGCCCGCCGACGCCAAAAAGGTGTTCACCCACGTCCGGGAGGCCGCCGAGGCCCGGGACGGGCGGATCGAGGTCCCGGCCGCCGACCGCAAGCTCATGCAGCGCGTCGCAGGGCCGCTGCGCCTGGGACAGCAGAAGGAGGCGTACTTCGAACTGTCCCGCTACTGGGCCGACCACTTCCGGCAGCTCGCCAGCTCCCAGGGCGTCACCGGGGACCTGTCCCTGATCACGCTCACCGACTGGACCGACAAGCCCGAACCGCGTGGCCTGCCCGACTTCCTCGCCCGGCTCGTCGTCGCCTCCTTCGCCGAGATGGACGACCGGGTGTGGGTGCGCGGCGGCACCGTCCTCGACCCCGCGCCCGAACTGACCGCGATCAAGGACCACGACGCCCTGCGCAGCCAGCCGCTGCCCGCCGAGTCCGACTGGGACACCGCACGGCAGCGCTTCGAGGTGATCTTCGGTGCGAAGCCGCCCGCGCTGCGGCGCGGCCGGATGGTCAACCAGTTCGCCCGCCAGATCATCGACGCCGCCCACGCCCACCGCGACCACGCGGCCGACCTCGTGCACCAGCTGGAGACCCACGCCTCCTTCCTCGGCCTCGACCAGACCGCCGACACCGGGCGGCTCGCCCTCGCACGCCGATCCCTGCAACTGCTGGACACGCTCAAGGCGGAGGCCGGCAAGGGCGCGGCCGGGGCGAAGAAGACCGTGGAGGCCCTCGCCTCCTTCGACCTGGGCGAGACCAGCGCCGACCGGTACGGCACCTCCATCAAAAAGGCCCGCGCCGTTGCGGAGGCCGTCGCCTCCGCTCCGTGGAGCACCTTGGAACTCGCCGCCGGACTCGGCCCCGAGGGCGAGGCGCTGCTCGACTCGTTGCGCAACGTCGCCCGCGACGATCAGCGCACCGCCGACCTGCGCGAAGCCCTCGCCCGCACCCAGCGCGAGGTCGTCGCCCTGATCAAGCGCAGCCAGGCCGCCACCCCGCGGCCCGAGCCCGTAACGCCCCAGCACAGGGCCGACGACCTGCCCCTGGACACCCCGTCCAGCGATCCGCGCATCCCGTACACCCAGCCGCAGGAGACGCCTTCGCCCGTCCCGGCGAGCGGCGGCACGGCGCGGAAGTCCGGACACCGCAGCACGACCGTGCGCCGGGCCGCCGCCGACCTCCAGGCGGAACTGTCCGAACTGGCCGCCCGCCACCCCGACGCGACCATCGAGATCAGCTGGAAGGTCGTCGAATGA
- the brxD gene encoding BREX system ATP-binding protein BrxD, with protein sequence MSTTGSQRPAQVSAARRRVVIDALRRGAVPESGLDLLATGLDRFEAALDAELDAVASGGSVFKAVRGEYGSGKTFFTRWLGERAKRRNFAVAEIQVSENETPLHRLETVYRRLTERLTTSSFPPSALRPVVDAWFYALEEDALAAGASEEELPEEVEKLLVTRLAEVSRHAPSFATALRGYRAALAEGEEATAAAVLAWLGGQPHVAASARRSAGVRGDLDHFGALGFLQGLLTVLRDSGHTGLFVVLDEVETLQRVRSDARDKALNALRQLIDEVHSGRFPGLYLVITGTPAFFDGQQGVQRLAPLAQRLATDFTTDPRFDNPRAVQIRLPGFNQESLVGLGVTIRDLYADAAQAPERVRTVVDDAYVADLARAVGGALGGKAGVAPRLFLKKLVGDVLDRVDQFDDFDPRRHYRLTVASNELTDVERNLAATVTAGHASADDIDLEL encoded by the coding sequence GTGAGCACCACCGGATCCCAGCGCCCTGCACAGGTCAGCGCGGCCCGCCGCCGTGTAGTCATCGACGCCTTGCGTCGCGGGGCCGTGCCCGAGAGCGGACTGGACCTGTTGGCCACCGGTCTCGACCGGTTCGAGGCGGCCCTGGACGCGGAACTGGACGCGGTGGCGTCCGGGGGGTCCGTCTTCAAGGCCGTGCGCGGCGAGTACGGGTCCGGCAAGACCTTTTTCACCCGATGGCTGGGGGAACGGGCCAAGCGCCGCAATTTCGCCGTCGCCGAGATCCAGGTATCGGAGAACGAGACACCGTTGCACCGGCTGGAAACGGTCTACCGGCGGCTCACCGAACGCCTCACCACCTCCAGCTTCCCGCCCAGCGCACTGCGGCCCGTGGTCGACGCCTGGTTCTACGCCCTGGAGGAGGACGCACTTGCGGCCGGCGCCAGCGAAGAGGAGCTGCCGGAGGAGGTCGAGAAACTGCTGGTCACCCGGCTTGCCGAAGTGTCCCGGCACGCCCCGTCCTTCGCTACCGCCCTGCGCGGTTACCGGGCCGCCCTCGCCGAGGGCGAAGAGGCGACCGCCGCGGCCGTCCTGGCATGGCTCGGTGGCCAGCCCCACGTCGCCGCCTCCGCCCGCCGGTCCGCCGGAGTGCGCGGTGACCTCGACCACTTCGGCGCCCTGGGCTTTCTGCAAGGGCTCCTCACCGTGCTGCGCGACTCCGGTCACACCGGGCTCTTCGTGGTCCTCGACGAGGTCGAGACCCTGCAGCGGGTCCGCTCCGACGCCCGCGACAAGGCGCTCAACGCCCTGCGGCAGCTCATCGACGAGGTGCACTCCGGCCGCTTCCCCGGCCTGTACCTCGTCATCACCGGCACGCCCGCCTTCTTCGACGGGCAGCAAGGCGTGCAGCGTCTGGCCCCGCTGGCCCAGCGGCTCGCCACCGACTTCACCACCGACCCGCGCTTCGACAACCCCCGCGCCGTGCAGATTCGGCTGCCCGGGTTCAACCAGGAGAGCCTGGTCGGTCTCGGTGTCACCATCCGGGACCTGTACGCGGACGCCGCCCAGGCACCCGAGCGGGTCCGAACGGTCGTCGACGACGCCTACGTAGCGGACCTCGCACGGGCCGTCGGCGGGGCACTGGGCGGGAAGGCTGGTGTGGCCCCCCGGCTGTTCTTGAAAAAGCTCGTCGGGGACGTCCTCGACCGGGTGGACCAGTTCGATGACTTCGATCCCCGGCGGCACTACCGGCTGACGGTCGCGAGTAACGAACTCACCGACGTGGAGCGGAACCTGGCTGCCACCGTCACGGCAGGGCACGCGTCGGCCGACGACATCGACCTGGAGCTGTGA
- a CDS encoding DUF262 domain-containing protein — MAALDNVKLKDVLADVASGSLQLPDFQRNWKWDDDRIRAIIATVTLDYPLGVVMTLQTGGATRFRSRTLTGARPDGEPEADLLLLDGQQRLTSLFQSLWLDAPVETADARGKPIQRWYYIDIAKAVGPSADRDEAIVSVPADRVLRTDFNRTVVLDLRTTEAECAAGLFPLHFVFDAQRVNEWKKAYIKADEDRNWDLWGQFDEAVLQQVRAFQVPMIRLAASTSMDAVCAVFERVNTGGVPLNVFELLTATYAGDRDYVERTGDYYQLPEVWREIKHGLAGKYPVFGRLEGGLENGLSSIDFLQAIALVRTWERKQAGLGATVSCKRRDLLDLPLADFVRLAPKLADAFAWVGDFLERQCIVRPADLPYKTQLVPLAAVRAILDTATDGMGAQEKIEQWYWCGVLGEMYGGSTETRFTKDVEQLVPWIEQDDRAPETVTEAFFFADRLDTLTTRNSAAYKGIYALLIKQGAVDWHYTDAPLSPGRLDEYGVDIRQIFPKTWFRRGNSHGLPTSSIVNKTPLSYRAAMDMTGAPSSYLSTMIAASDMRSEWFDDVLSTHLIDPDALRENDYERFYHDRSKQLQELVHSAMGKRTMLRDLPEGDAR, encoded by the coding sequence ATGGCGGCGCTCGACAACGTGAAGCTGAAGGACGTACTGGCGGACGTCGCCTCGGGCTCCTTACAACTGCCCGACTTCCAGCGGAACTGGAAGTGGGACGACGACCGGATCCGGGCGATCATCGCGACAGTCACACTCGACTATCCGCTCGGTGTTGTGATGACGCTGCAGACCGGCGGCGCCACCCGGTTCAGGTCCCGAACTCTCACCGGGGCACGGCCGGACGGGGAGCCCGAGGCCGATCTCCTGCTGCTGGACGGGCAACAGCGCCTCACCTCCCTCTTCCAGTCCCTGTGGCTGGATGCTCCGGTGGAGACCGCGGACGCCCGGGGCAAGCCCATCCAGCGGTGGTACTACATCGACATCGCGAAGGCTGTCGGGCCGTCCGCGGACCGCGACGAGGCCATCGTGTCCGTCCCGGCCGACAGGGTGCTGCGCACGGACTTCAACCGCACGGTGGTTCTGGACCTGCGCACCACCGAGGCCGAATGCGCGGCCGGTCTCTTCCCCCTGCACTTCGTCTTCGACGCCCAGCGCGTGAACGAGTGGAAGAAGGCGTACATCAAGGCGGACGAGGACCGGAACTGGGACCTCTGGGGCCAGTTCGACGAGGCCGTCCTCCAGCAGGTCCGCGCCTTCCAGGTACCGATGATCCGCCTGGCTGCCTCCACGTCCATGGACGCCGTCTGCGCGGTGTTCGAGCGGGTCAACACGGGCGGCGTGCCACTGAACGTCTTCGAACTGCTCACCGCGACTTACGCCGGGGACCGCGACTACGTGGAGCGGACCGGGGACTACTACCAGCTTCCCGAGGTCTGGCGGGAGATCAAGCACGGGCTGGCGGGCAAGTACCCGGTCTTCGGCCGCCTGGAGGGCGGTCTGGAGAACGGGCTGAGCAGCATCGACTTCCTGCAGGCCATCGCGCTGGTGCGTACCTGGGAGCGGAAGCAGGCGGGCCTCGGGGCGACGGTTTCCTGCAAGCGCCGCGATCTGCTGGACCTCCCCCTGGCCGACTTCGTCCGCCTGGCGCCGAAGCTTGCCGACGCCTTCGCATGGGTGGGCGATTTCCTGGAGCGGCAGTGCATCGTCCGCCCGGCCGACCTGCCGTACAAGACGCAGCTTGTCCCGCTCGCGGCCGTCCGCGCCATTCTCGACACGGCGACCGACGGCATGGGGGCACAGGAGAAGATCGAGCAGTGGTACTGGTGCGGCGTGCTCGGAGAGATGTACGGCGGCTCCACGGAGACGCGCTTCACCAAGGACGTCGAGCAGCTCGTCCCCTGGATCGAACAGGACGACCGGGCACCCGAGACAGTCACGGAGGCGTTTTTCTTCGCCGACCGCCTCGATACCCTCACCACCCGCAACAGCGCCGCCTACAAGGGCATCTACGCCCTGCTGATCAAGCAGGGAGCGGTGGACTGGCACTACACGGACGCCCCGCTCAGTCCCGGCCGGCTGGACGAGTACGGCGTGGACATCCGGCAGATCTTCCCCAAAACGTGGTTCCGGCGGGGTAACAGCCACGGCCTGCCCACGAGTTCTATCGTGAACAAGACCCCCCTGTCCTACCGTGCCGCGATGGACATGACAGGAGCGCCGTCGTCGTACCTGTCCACCATGATCGCCGCGTCCGACATGCGGTCCGAGTGGTTCGACGATGTCCTGAGCACCCACCTGATCGATCCGGACGCCTTGCGGGAAAACGACTACGAGCGCTTCTACCACGACCGTTCCAAGCAGTTGCAGGAACTCGTGCACTCCGCCATGGGCAAGAGGACGATGCTTCGCGACCTGCCGGAGGGCGACGCCCGATGA